The following proteins are co-located in the Nerophis ophidion isolate RoL-2023_Sa linkage group LG04, RoL_Noph_v1.0, whole genome shotgun sequence genome:
- the rps18 gene encoding small ribosomal subunit protein uS13: MLLAGHIACGGTTSALPALKLSRDLVHFLFRAEQTSKMSLVIPEKFQHILRVLNTNIDGRRKIAFAITAIKGVGRRYAHVVLRKADIDLSKRAGELTEEEVERVVTIMQNPRQYKIPDWFLNRQKDIKDGKFSQVLANGLDNKLREDLERLKKIRAHRGLRHFWGLRVRGQHTKTTGRRGRTVGVSKKK; the protein is encoded by the exons ATGTTGCTTGCCGGACACATTGCATGTGGTGGAACAACTTCCGCCCTGCCCGCGCTCAAACTATCGCGAGATCTCGTGCACTTCCTCTTTCGCGCGGAACAAACTTCCAAGATG TCTCTGGTCATCCCCGAGAAGTTCCAGCACATTCTGCGTGTCCTGAACACAAATATCGATGGGAGGAGGAAGATCGCCTTCGCCATCACCGCCATCAAG GGTGTGGGCAGACGCTACGCCCACGTGGTCCTGAGGAAGGCGGACATCGACCTCAGCAAGCGGGCCGGAGAGCTGACCGAGGAGGAG GTGGAGCGCGTGGTGACCATCATGCAGAATCCTCGCCAGTACAAAATCCCAGACTGGTTCCTGAACAGGCAGAAGGACATCAAGGACGGTAAATTCAGTCAG GTGCTGGCTAACGGCCTGGACAACAAACTGAGAGAAGACCTGGAGAGGCTGAAGAAGATCCGCGCCCATCGCGGTCTGCGACACTTCTGGGG CCTGCGAGTACGCGGTCAGCACACCAAGACCACCGGGCGCCGTGGTCGCACTGTGGGCGTGTCCAAGAAGAAGTAA